A genomic window from Pungitius pungitius chromosome 12, fPunPun2.1, whole genome shotgun sequence includes:
- the LOC119221143 gene encoding arylamine N-acetyltransferase, pineal gland isozyme NAT-10-like — translation MNLEEYFERIGFHGSFDEADLATLKLIHKQHVMSVPFENLSLHCGEKNVMDLEATFNKIVRRRRGGWCLENNFLFGWVLREMGYDTTSLGSRVFNSVLNDFGPLNSHFINKVVIDGKAYITDVSFGMSFQLWEPLELVSGMDQPQAAGVFRLLDQGDVWVLEKTGRKPDVLNTEFAKSSLVNRNETNQMYNFTLVPRGAEHFLEINRKLQNETSLFTNKSICSLQAPTGFRALIGWTYGEVTYKPDEGVDVLDIRNLMDDEIEQILLAKFNIKLQNKLQPLNNKSYFTF, via the coding sequence ATGAATTTGGAGGAATACTTTGAAAGAATTGGTTTCCACGGATCTTTTGATGAAGCGGATCTTGCAACACTGAAGTTGATCCACAAACAGCACGTCATGTCCGTCCCATTTGAAAACCTCAGCCTTCACTGTGGTGAAAAGAACGTCATGGACCTGGAAGCCACTTTCAACAAGATTGTGAGGCGCCGCCGTGGAGGTTGGTGCCTTGAgaacaacttcctgtttggcTGGGTGCTGAGAGAAATGGGATACGACACCACGTCGCTGGGCTCCAGAGTTTTCAACAGTGTCCTCAATGATTTTGGCCCCCTTAATTCTCATTTCATCAACAAGGTTGTCATCGATGGAAAGGCTTACATAACAGATGTCAGCTTCGGCATGTCTTTCCAATTGTGGGAGCCCCTGGAGCTGGTCTCTGGAATGGACCAACCACAGGCAGCAGGTGTCTTTCGCCTCCTTGACCAGGGGGACGTGTGGGTGCTGGAGAAAACTGGTAGAAAGCCTGATGTTCTCAATACAGAGTTTGCCAAATCAAGTCTGGTGAACAGGAACGAAACCAATCAGATGTACAACTTCACCTTGGTGCCTCGGGGGGCCGAGCATTTCCTTGAGATAAACCGCAAACTCCAGAATGAGACGTCACTCTTCACCAATAAGTCCATCTGCTCTTTGCAAGCACCAACAGGATTCAGAGCCCTGATTGGCTGGACCTACGGGGAGGTCACCTACAAACCCGACGAAGGAGTGGACGTCTTAGACATAAGAAACCTAATGGATGATGAGATAGAACAAATTCTTCTTGCAAAGTTCAATATAAAGCTGCAGAACAAACTGCAGCCTCTCAACAACAAGTCATACTTCACATTCTGA
- the gsg1l gene encoding germ cell-specific gene 1-like protein gives MKTTRKCRALLSVGLNLVALFFSTTAFITTYWCEGTQRVPKPNCSKQRRHNCIDYGVNETDQNKVHYSWETGDDRFLFRRFHTGIWYSCEENIHEPGEKCRSFIDLAPASERGVLWLSVVSEVLYILLLVVGFSLMCLELFHSSNVIDGLKLNAFAAVFTVLSGLLGMVAHMMYTQVFQITVSLGPEDWRPHSWDYGWSFCMAWASFTCCMAASVTTLNSYTKTVIEFRHKRKLFEQGLREEQNYLDQEAFHYFQDRSLQSISSTVEVYPGHGGARAGLLVPGPVPGPGPGAGRGKVRGTSASVDPGENTDSLGEEQC, from the exons ATGAAGACGACGCGCAAGTGTCGCGCTCTGCTGTCCGTGGGGCTGAACCTGGTGGCGCTgttcttctccaccaccgccttcATCACCACGTACTGGTGCGAGGGCACCCAGCGCGTGCCCAAGCCCAACTGCAGCAAGCAGCGGCGCCACAACTGCATCGACTACGGCGTGAACGAGACGGACCAGAACAAGGTGCACTACAGCTGGGAGACCGGCGACGACCGCTTCCTCTTCCGCCGCTTCCACACCGGCATCTGGTACTCCTGCGAGGAGAACATCCACGAGCCAG GTGAGAAGTGTCGGAGCTTCATTGATCTCGCCCCGGCGTCAGAGAGAG GTGTGCTGTGGCTGTCCGTGGTGTCCGAGGTGCTCTacatcctgctgctggtggtgggctTCAGCCTCATGTGTCTCGAGCTCTTCCACTCCAGCAACGTCATCGACGGACTCAAACTCAACGCCTTCGCCGCCGTCTTCACCGTGCTCTCCG gtctTCTGGGTATGGTGGCCCACATGATGTACACTCAGGTGTTCCAGATCACCGTCAGTTTGGGTCCTGAAGACTGGAGGCCTCACAGCTGGGACTACGGCTGGTCCTTCTg CATGGCCTGGGCCTCCTTCACCTGCTGCATGGCGGCCTCCGTCACCACCCTCAACTCCTACACCAAGACGGTCATCGAGTTCCGGCACAAGCGCAAGCTGTTCGAGCAGGGCCTGCGCGAGGAGCAGAACTACCTGGACCAGGAGGCCTTCCACTACTTCCAGGACCGCTCCCTGCAGTCCATCTCCAGCACCGTGGAGGTGTACCCGGGCCACGGCGGAGCCAGAGCCGGGCTGCTGGTCCCGGGCCCGGTTCCCGGTCCGGGTCCCGGCGCCGGCCGGGGGAAGGTGAGGGGCACCTCGGCCTCCGTGGACCCGGGGGAGAACACAGACTCGCTGGGGGAGGAGCAGTGCTGA
- the hoatz gene encoding cilia- and flagella-associated protein HOATZ produces the protein MFAPAEPHVPRGDSDPLFTVFDGSSPADASHARLLWSSLSLLPPLESVDIRQRLPVPRPPRDPGSTRAERPAPPPTPGLEPALRLEERRRYAAMADQRRETLARLRRQREQRLRKEMIGPKRRLGGGERNATPRGPEPSEADAELVKQLQSVIS, from the coding sequence ATGTTCGCCCCGGCCGAGCCCCACGTCCCCCGGGGCGACTCGGACCCGTTGTTCACCGTGTTTGACGGCTCTTCCCCCGCGGACGCGTCCCACGCACGGCTGCTGTGGAGCTCGCTGTCCCTCCTCCCGCCGCTGGAGTCCGTCGACATCCGACAGAGGCTGCCGGTGCCCCGGCCGCCGCGCGACCCCGGCAGCACCCGGGCCGAGCGGCCCGCCCCCCCGCCAACGCCGGGCTTGGAGCCCGCTCTGCGGCTGGAGGAGCGGCGGCGGTACGCGGCCATGGCCGACCAGAGGCGGGAGACGTTGGCTCGGCTGCGCCGGCAGCGGGAGCAGAGGCTCCGGAAGGAGATGATCGGCCCGAAGCGGAGGCTCGGCGGCGGGGAGAGAAACGCGACGCCGCGGGGCCCTGAGCCCTCTGAGGCGGACGCAGAGCTAGTGAAGCAGCTGCAGTCCGTCATTTCTTAA